actGCTAGACTGTCATAaagtggtgcagtgggctagctCACTAGTATGCTGTGCTGTTCATCTTGGGGGActaggttcaaatccaggtgagttcttcctttattttcaaagacttggttaatttcctatataaggcaatgaaaaagcagactcttCCATGGACGTGAGGTGGATTGGGTTCAAATCCAGGAGAGTTCtttgctttattttcaaagaatttgaACCAACGCTTTCCTGCAGGagctggtggtgcagtgggctaatcaCATGGCCTCCTCTCCCTGAAGATGGCGGTTTGAATCCAGGTCCCAGAGGTGAGTTCTTGAAGGTAAGTAATGATGTttggttgtaactaacgatgttggttgtgtttccacagatggagaTGGAGGAGGTCTCtggaaatgtttcctttttttctctcaTATGGGTCACATATTTAGTCTCGGCTCTCCGTACATATCAGACAAAAGAaggaaacatttttaaactgctttataGGCGAAAGGCTCTGTCTTTTCAGAGTCAATGATTCCGGGAAAGCGatgagccagctttcagcacgaatgcaagggaaatacaatctaCTCAAGAAGCTGTTTTGGATTATTACTGGATTATTACCATAaaattacagtaattacatggttatttgtgcactgtaatctaaagagcaaaaatatatttttaaaagaaacaaatgggGGGGCTgtgtcttcattttattttagcaaCATGTTAAATAACTGAAGGTATAGTAATTGCCCtgtttattgttcaatagaaatgACTTCATAAAAACAGGGTTACAGCTCAATAGAGGAGAGAAGTCTTTACCCTGGGTTCACACAGTGAAGTAGTGAAGGGTCCTTGaataacacaccatattgagCGTGGCCTGATCAGGAATTGACAAATCTTGAGATAAGCAAAACATACAATGCAGCAAGGGGAGAGAATCTCATTGACATGgccatttggacacactccatatacagaggcttgctgatagtcgatttcattttgacacactccacatacagaggcttgctgctattcgatttcattttgacacactccatatacagagttttgctgctattcgatttcattttgacacactccatatacagaggtttgctgctattcgatttctttttgacacactccatatacagaggtttgctgctattcgatttctttttgacacactccatatacagaggcttgctgatagtcgatttcattttgacacactccatatacagaggcttgcagctattcaatttcattttgacacactccatatacagaggcttgctgctattcaatttcattttgacacactccatatacagaggcttgctgatagtcgatttcattttgacactccatatacagagttttgctgctattcgatttcattttgacacactccatatacagaggcttgctgctattcgatttcattttgacacactccatatacagaggcttgctgctattcgatttctttttgacacactccatatacagaggtttgctgctattcgatttctttttgacacactccatatacagaggcttgctgatagtcgatttcattttgacacactccatatacagaggcttgcagctattcaatttcattttgacacactccatatacagaggcttgctgctattcaatttcattttgacacactccatatacagaggcttgctgatagtcgatttcattttgacactccatatacagagttttgctgctattcgatttcattttgacacactccatatacagaggcttgctgctattcgatttcattttgacacactccatatacagaggctttctgatagtcgatttcattttgacacactccatatacagagacttgctgctattcgatttcattttgacacactccatatacagaggcttgctgatagtcgatttcattttgacactccatatacagagttttgctgctattcgatttcattttgacacactccatatacagaggcttgctgctattcgatttcattttgacacactccatatacagaggcttgctgatagtcgatttcattttgacacactccatatacagagttttgctgctattcgatttcatgttgacacactccatatataGAGGCTttctgatagtcgatttcattttgacacactccatatacagagttttgctgctattcgatttcatgttgacacactccatatataGAGGCTttctgatagtcgatttcattttgacacactccatatacagaggcttgctgctatttgatttcattttgacacactccatatacagagttttgctgctattcgatttcattttgacacactccatatacagaggcttgctgctattcaatttcattttgacactccatatacagaggcttgctactattagtttttttttaatttttttgccaaatcgacgattaatattgacgtttattttagaaagaatttatcatttttttcaatctttatttttcagttcaagAAGGGAATGGGTGAAGTCGATCTTTatgctttaaacaaaacaaaaaaaaagactatgccattgagaaacgtctcatttaacaaaacacctttatcatattcaacataccacaaaaccatggttaccagcattctaattgaaataacgtcacagtagagctataccttgtaaagataatgatcctacacaaataataaaattcTCAAACTGTAGAAAACAGCATATAAGAGTGTAGTACACAGACAGAAAGCATAAACTGTACGActaaaaatatgcacagaacaaaacatgagGTAGTTGAGCAGAACTCAGGCAGGAAGATGTGTGGAATTATTGTGTCAGCTACAATTACTTGAACATGGCCTAtattaattgtatgaaaaaaaaggtttggcaTAGACAGATGAAGCAGACCCATCAAAcagaaatacagacgtgctcaaatttgttggtacccctccacaaaaaacgaagaatgcacaattttctctgaaataacttgaaactgacaaaagtaattggcatccaccattgtatattccatatttaatagaaatcagactttgcttttgattttttattcaacataatattgtaaataagaaaacaaatgaaaatggcatggacaaaaatgatgggaccgctaacctaatattttgttgcacaacgtttagaggcaatcactgcaatcaaacgttttctgtagctctcaatgagacttctgcacctgttaacaggtagtttggcccactcttcctgagcaaactgctccagctgtctcaggtttgatgggtgccttctccagactgcaagtttcagctctttccatagatgttcgataggattcagatcaggactcatagaaggccacttcagaatagtccaatgttttgttcttatccattcttgggtgcttttagctgtgtgttttgggtcattatcctgttggaggacccatgacctgcgactgagacagagctttctgacactgggcagtacatttcactccagaatgctttgatagtcttgagatttcattgtgccctgcacagattcaaggcacactgtgccaggcgcagcaaagcagccccaaaacataaccaagcctcctccatgtttcactgtaggtattgtgttcttttctttgaaagcttcattttttcgtctgtgaacatagagctgatgtgacttgccgaaaagctccagttttgactcatctgtccaaaggacattctcccagaaggattgtggcttgtcaatatgcattttagcaaattccggtctggcttttttatgtttttctttcaaaagtggagtcctcctgggtcttcttccatggagcccactttcgctcaaacagcgacggatggtgcgatcagaaactgacgtaccttcaccttggagttcagcttgtatctcttttgcagttatccttggttctttttctaccattcgcactatccttctgttcactctggggtcgattttcctcttgcggccgcgcccagggaggttggctacagttccatggaccttaaacttcttaataatatttgcaactgttgtcacaggaacatcaagctgcttggagatggtcttgtagcctttacctttaccatgcttgtctattattttctttctgatctcctcagacaactctctcctttgctttctctggtccatgttcagtgtggtgcacacaatgataccaaacagcgactacttttctccatttaaataggctgaatgactgattacaagattggagacatgtgtgatactaattaaagaaactaattagtttgaaatatcactataatccaattatttattatcttttctaaggggtaccaacaaatgtgtccaggccattttagaatatctttgtagaataagcaataattcatctcttttcacagcttctttgctttattctatgacataccaaaggcatgcaagtatacatgataaaatagcttttaatttcatcacttttcaggaggaatgaagcattatttcaacgagctgtaagggtaccaacaaatttgagcacgtctgtatatcccCTTTAATGAGATGCCCAGAATGCTCTTGTCTGACTCTGGAAACAGGGTTATCAGTCTAAGTGCACAGGGTGCATTTGTATGTTGGTTTGGCTCCACAGTCTGCTGTCAGTGTATTTCAAAAAAGAGTCTTTCATGTGCAGTATGACCCCATGGacactgggacagttcaggcttttcaagtCACACCCCAAtccattaaacaaaacacatgaacataatttaaatcttttatttaccttcatgtaatcaaagaaactacacaattatatcacaaaagtctaccagaagccataataccagtacagtatttgttagatttcaaaatgtctaattttcaaatcaataaaaacaataaaaagagttCTACGTATAAGCTTTCTAATCTTGTTATTTTATCCCTGAGTCGTGGGTCTGGCTTGTTCTCAGCTGCGTCCCCAGTGTGTTCAAAGCCCAGCTCAGGACACTGGAAATGCAGctgaactcacacactgagaacaagcaggcagcagagaagactgagcccacactccagggcttacatcatgatacactagcaaaggaattccatgacacagagggaattccatttctcatttcatgaagccaACATTATCAAACCTGCAGCAGCATCTCCCCCTTTGACAAGCTTGTATTTTCCAATGTCTCCCTTGGGTTTGTTCAGTTCCACTGCAGATCTAGCTCAGGAATCAATGGCAGTTTAAACAATGAAAAACCTTTTACATACAGAGGTAATGGAAACACCATAATGTGCCCTTGTAGTGCATAATTATGAAGATAtcacatttaacattaatacctcaATATCTTAGGCCACTCCCATACACAGAGATACTGGAAAACGTACAGGAACTCAAACGCAATGTCAATGAAATCCTTTCGAAATCACAAAGCTTGCCTCAGGACAGGGCTGTCAAACTCCTGGAGgaccgcagtgtcttctggtttcgttccacccgagctctcaatcacttaattggtctaatgattttattaattggacacatttaacacttctctccaggtctcaaaatgtttaataggttgtgtaccttgaatcaagtgcatttttaaatcatcaactgtaaaagaccttgaaaaatatgaaatatgtccaaatgaacaaataattagatcaattatgttaattggaatgaaaaccagaagaccctgcgtcaCTCTAATAATAGCATACTaataaaaatacaagcaaacaggACATATTTTGCCCAAAAGGAATAAGCAGCTAATGGTGATTCCACAAAAGCACCAGCTCTGTTACTGTCAAACAGTCTGAGGCAACTTCATTCTGCAGATTGTTTATATTAATTATTCAAACTGTATAAACTATGAATGTAGTAATGATGGTAATGTTGCTGCATGTAGGTTCTGCAGatttgtaacaaatgtaacatTAGTGAAAATGGTTTGCTTGCTAacctttcatgttttacagtattatatttatacAGCTCTAATATTGTGGTCTGTCACAATAATTGGATATACAACAATCTAcacattgtatttcaatcccattgcactgaagcagggctccagtagaCAGTAAGCTTggagtttctcagtatttaaacactctgcaaagcagattcattcattcagattcacacaaaaccaaaacagcttttgctccagtgcaaagtttgcacaacctaaaataaaaacaaaaaacacaaggttGCTTCAGCTTGTGTCTGCACTGGTGCAAGAGCTTAGAGGCCATACTAGTTAGATGAAGCACACATTGCTGCCACACCCATGAAGATATTCTTAGTTTTGGGTGCTTTAAAACAATTCACTTATGTATTGtatactgtactcactgacatTGGAACAGTAATGCCATTTATAGctcaaattaaattttaaaaatatcaTAAATGTTATTGGcaacggttttcacttttaaaatttaaattactctgcgtgtgttaaagatccatggttgtctgttcttgacttttcctaaatacctgtattaaataccctgacggcgtttgaaagtaagaatctcaaaaataaaaaaaagtcaggagcacttctacctagaaccgccaaaagtagtcattttgactgcTTGTTTCAATACAtgctttttttgttaatataacctacagtacgctattttttacatgtatatacaagccagtttgttatctgtacctccACTAagcttacagcagtatgtatttgaatagaatattgctcttgacgtCTAGATATGCGTTATCCAAATCTCTATTGTAATCATATCAATTTCTTGctgtctggctgtctacgtgagcgtatatagtctgctgtcttataatattactattacaagaattttttcgagaaatctttatttttgcgttttgatttgagtgCAACTACAGATagatttgccttggcatcagaaatttggaacaacttcattgaaaacagcgtTGCCTGTCctaaatcctcacagcatgatgagtgagattcatttccaattcaggggcaggagtggagctgaatcccagggctgtccagttcattctgaaagaatgggtctgtctccttcagGACTGGCTCTCACTCTGGGGAACCCCTTCATTCactacacacacagagagagagagagagagagagagagcattaatCAGAGAATCAGACAGCTATCCACACATTCAAacaagcagggtggagaggtgagggatAGTTAGGGAGGCTGGCTCCAGTGTGATTTCGCTTGTGTAGATgtaggcttcctaactgactgaaattCTTACGACATTCAGTActgtgatacggcttctctccagtgtgaatttgctggtgtcttttaaggtctctaAACCTACTAAAGCgttccccacattcagtacagggATACAGCTTCTTTCCAGAGTGAATTCGCTGATGTGCTTTTAGGTCTCCTGACTGACGGAAGCTCTTCCCGCATGCAGTACAgtaatatggcttctctccagtgtgaattcgctggtgtctttttaggactCCTAACTGATTGAAGCTCTgcccacattcattacagtgatatggcttctctccagtatgaattcgctggtgtgatttTAGGTGTCCCAATTCactgaagctctttccacattcagtacagcgACGAGgcttttctccagtgtgaattcgctggtgtctttttaggcttccAATCTGtctgaagctctccccacattcagtacagtgatacggcttctctccagtgtgaattcgctggtgtctttttaggtcaCCTAACTGAAcgaagctcttcccacattcagtacattgatatggcttctctccagtgtgaattcgctggtgtgtttttaggcttcctgacACAGTGAAGCTCACCccacattcaaaacagtgatatggcttctctccagtgtgaattcgctggtgtgtttttagggttCCTGACTGACTAAAGCTCTTCCCATATCCACTACATTGATGTGATATCTTTGGCCGGGATATGTTTTCTGAACCCTTAAGCAACAAGCCAATAGGCTCCTCTTCAATGTAGagaggctccagttcagtctcttctttaatgtggacaggctccagttcagtctcttcctctttaatgtggacaggctctagttcagtctcttctttaatgtggacaggctccagttcaggcatctcctgtttaatgcagatagGTACCAATTCCTGAACCacctcctgtttaatgtaaacagactccatctttgttccttggctttcaccaagatagggcagtcctgaaaacagaaatgaaatgaaGTATTATGATCAGTTCTCTATTGGTGTGTTTACACTTATAACTCAGATCTGAACTGGCTTAGGTTTGATCAGATTCAAAGATTCTTCTCATTTGAGCCCCCGTTTATGCTTGAGCACAGACCTAGGCTGGCTGTGGCCCCGTATGCATGCGCATACCCCCTGAACTGCAGAGTGTGCCCAATAACAT
The sequence above is a segment of the Acipenser ruthenus chromosome 51, fAciRut3.2 maternal haplotype, whole genome shotgun sequence genome. Coding sequences within it:
- the LOC131722756 gene encoding zinc finger protein 239-like, which codes for MESVYIKQEVVQELVPICIKQEMPELEPVHIKEETELEPVHIKEEETELEPVHIKEETELEPLYIEEEPIGLLLKGSENISRPKISHQCSGYGKSFSQSGTLKTHQRIHTGEKPYHCFECGVSFTVSGSLKTHQRIHTGEKPYQCTECGKSFVQLGDLKRHQRIHTGEKPYHCTECGESFRQIGSLKRHQRIHTGEKPRRCTECGKSFSELGHLKSHQRIHTGEKPYHCNECGQSFNQLGVLKRHQRIHTGEKPYYCTACGKSFRQSGDLKAHQRIHSGKKLYPCTECGERFSRFRDLKRHQQIHTGEKPYHSTECRKNFSQLGSLHLHKRNHTGASLPNYPSPLHPACLNVWIAV